TGTTGCTGTCCCGGAGCCACTTCGTATCTCCACGGGGTGGGGCGGTGGCGGAGCAGCGCGAGGGTGGCTTCGTGGTGCGGAGCGCTGACGGGAGCAAGGTGGTGGAGCGCGGGGGAGAGGAGCACCTTGGCTGGCGCATCCCCGAGGCCCCGTGGTCTCCGGACGGCCGCTTCCTGGCGGTCTGGCGCGAGGACCTGCGCGGCGTCCACAAGGTGCCCGTCGTGGACTATTCGAGCGCCCTGGAGCGGGTGACGTGGACTCCCTACGCGAAGTCGGGAACGCCGCTGCCCCGCTCGGAGCTCCACCTCGTGGAGGTGGCGACGGGCCGCGTGACGCAAATCGCTCCAGGGAAGGAGGAGACGCACGACTGGTTCCTCGGCTGGCGTCCGGATGGAAGCGAGGCGCTGAGCCTTCACCTCACTCGCGACGGCAAGAGGATGGACCTCATGGCGGTGGAGCCGGCATCCGGCAAGCGTCGGCGGGTGCTGCGCGAGGAGCGGCCGGAGACCTTCGTCGCGGGGCTGGACCTGGCCGTGGGGGGCTGGGCGAAGCAGGTGAAGCTGCTGCCGGACGGCAAGGGCTTCCTCTGGATGTCAGAGCGCGACGGCTGGCGGCACGCCTATCTGTATGACCTGGAGGGCCGGCTGGTGCGTCAGGTCACCCGGGGCGCCTTCCCGGTCCACGAGGTGGTGAGCATCGCGCCCGAAGGGGACGCGCTGTTCGTGCTGGCCTCGGCCGACAGCGGCGCGCCCTACGAGCACCTCTTCTATCGAGGGAGCTTGAAGGGCGGCGCGCTGAAGCGGTTGTCTTCGGGCTCGGGCATGCACCGAATCACGCTGGCTCCGTCAGGGAGGTATTACGTCGACGCGTGGTCTTCGAGGACGCAGCCCCGGCTGAGGGAGCTGGTCTCCACGGATGGCAAGACGCGCGTCCGTCTCACCACGGCCGATGTGAGCGCGGTGGAGGCGCTGGGCTACAAGCCTCCGGAGGCGCTCACCGTCGTGGCTGCTGATGGCGTCACGCCCCTGCACGGAGTGCTCTACACGCCGCGCGACTTCGACCCCGCGAAGCGCTACCCGGTCCTGGCGTACATCTATGCCGGACCCTTCACCACGGCGGTGCCCTGGAACTACATCGGCAATGCGATGTCGCTCGATAGCGTCGCGCTGGCGCAGTTGGGGTTCGTGGTGGTGATGCTGGACCCCCGGGGCGGGCCGGGCCGGAGCAAGGCGTTCCAGGATGCGCACTACGGCCGGGTCGGCCAGACGGAGATTCCCGACTTCGTCGCGGGCCTGAAGCAGGCCGCCGCCACGCGCCCCTGGATGGACCTGGAGCGCGTCGGCATCGTGGGCCATTCGTGGGGCGGCTACTTCGCGCTGCGCGGCATGCTGACGGCGCCGGAGTTCTTCAAGGCGGGCTACGCGGGGGCACCGGGAGCACTGGAGGAGGAAGCCATCATCAACGAGCCCTACCTCGGGCTGCCGAGTGTGAATCCCGCCGGGTATCAGGCTGGCTCCAACGTCGCGCTCGCGGGGAAGCTGCGCGGGCAGCTCAAGATGATGCACGGGACGAGCGATGTGAATGCGACGCTCTCCACGACGATGCGCATGGCCGAAGCGCTCATCCGTGAGGGCAAGCACTTCGAGCTGCTCATCATGCCGGGACAGCCCCACAGCCCCGAGCCACCCCTGGACCGCTACTACCTCGACGACGTCGGCCAGTTCTTCATCCGGACGCTGGGCGGTCCGAGGTGAGCGAGGCCACGGAGGCAGGTTCGATGCCCATCAAGCCTTCGAGGTGTGACGCGGCGTGCCCACCTGTGCAGCGCTCCGCACAGTGCCACGGGCCACTCCGCTGGCGAGCCCCACGAAACCTCGCGGCATGTGGGTTGCTGAGGGGCCCGGCCGTATCGGTCATGTGTGCCCACCTCGTGGGCCAGGAGAGACGGGATGCGCTGGATGTGGGGATGGATTGCCGTGCTGCCTTTGCTCACGGCATGTGGAGAAAATGAGCCGTCGAAGCTGGCGGACCTGAAGGGGCTGCGGCTCGATGGCGACGTCAACCCCTTCGAGAGGTCGTACGTGCAGCGCTACGTCTACCTCGAACTCGAGCACGACGGAGCCGAGTGCGTCACGATGTCCAGCGACGTGAAGGCCTTCGTCAATGACATCGAGGTTCCCCTGGTCATCCCGGGCGGAGTCGATGCGGACACGGGTGGCTGTCACATCATCCTCTTCGCGCTGGAATCGGATCGGGACGCCCTCCCCTTCCCGGTGTTCGACGATGGGCTCACGCGCGTCCGCATCACGGATGGAGACACGCACCTCGAAGCCGATATCGCGAGCCTGTGTACCCCTCGCACCTTCGCGCTACGCACGCCCGCGGACGGAGTCCTCCGCGCGGGGACCGAAGTGGATATCGAGTGGCTGCCGGCGACCGACGAACTGCTGGTGGAGACGGTCCAGGTCTCGCGCTCTGTCGAGCGTCGCATCGACTTCCGCGCGGCTGAAGGGAAGCTCCAGGCAGCGGGCAACCATGTGCGCCTCACGTGGCCTCAACTGCCGGAAGACTGGACGGGTCCGGCGACGCTCTGGCTCGAGGGTGGACTCCATCGGGAAACCCAGCCGTATCGCAATCCCGCCCAGCGGTGCGACGGGTTCGTGAGCTGTCAGGTCGACTGCGCGCCGCAGATGCAGCTCAATCTCCAGGTACAGCTGGCGGGCTGAGCCCTGTGTCATGACCGTAGCCCAGGCCACCGCCACCTGGGCCAGGCTGGCGGCATGGCGATAGAGAAGGCGCTGCTGCTCATCGCGGACATCGGCGGGTACACCCGCTTCATGAAACAGCACCGCTTCAGCCTCGCGCACGCGCAGGACACGGTGGCGCAGCCGCTCGAAGCCGTCATCGACGCCGACCGGCCGGTTCAAGCTCGCCAAGCTCGAAGGCGACGCGGCCTTCTTCTATGCCGTCGGGGACGATGTCACGGCCTTCGCCCGGCAGATCTCGGACGTCCGCGGCGCCTTCGTCGCCCGGCGCGAGCAGATCATCCTCGACCGGATGTGCCAGTGCGATGGGTGCATGCAGGTCAGTGCCCTGACGCTCATCGACCTGAACGATGTTCGCACCTCACTGCCCGCAGCGCTGGGCCCGAGCGCCCCCAGGGAAGCGCGAGGCGGCATGCTGCCCGCGCACGGCAGCGGTGTACCCGGGGAGCGTGATGCGGGCCTCCTCAAACGCCCTCCCGCACCACGGCAGGCGTGCCGAGCGGGCCCCTGGCGGCCAAAGGACCCCCCTAGCGCGCGCCCAACTGGGCCTCCATCCTTCCTATGCTCTCCGGCTGGCTTAGTGGCGACTTGGCCCCGAGCAGAGCGCCACGCCGAGCCGTAGAAGCCACCCGGGCTGAGTACCAGCTCGGCGCCGCGTGGCCTATCCGGCGCTCAGCGGCAGCCGAGCATCACCTGCGCTGTGCGGCGGAAGCCTCTTATGCCGGGCGCCACCTCGGGCCGTGGCGCCCACCCGGTACATAACGCCGTCCAACACCTGTCCGGCCGGTCGCTATTGGATACATTCGTGAACCACTGCATTGAACCAGCCCAGCAGAGCAAATCCTGCCAATCAACCACTCAAAATACAGGTCGGGTTCTCATGATGCATCGTTCGACACCAAAGCGCCAAACTGCTCAATGATTCGACCCAAACGCCCCGCGTCGATTCCTCTAGAGCGGAACACCATGTATACAGATTTCAGTCTTTCGTACTCTCCAAAAACATCACCAATAATTCTAATGAGATCGCTCTCCGATTGTCGTTTGTTCAGTAATCCAAACGCATCGCCCGCTGAATACCCTACCATCAAGAGCAGATGCGGCAAGCGTTCGGGCATTCGCTCTGCATATCTAACTAGGCTTGCCTTGTAGTGTTCTCTCGATACAGGCGATTCAGAACCACGCTCCGCTATCATCTGCCCTGCAACGACCAAGGCCTCAGCAGCATCCTGCACGTCCTGCCCTTCGAATGGGTCTCCCTCTTCAACTTGCTTCGCAACGGACTCAATCCACTTGAAGGCAGCTCTAGTTATGACCTTTTCTGAGACTTCCCCTCGCTGCGCGCGCCGTATCAATCCATGGACGTCAACAATAGTGAGTCGAGAGCCGACAGCAGCACCAACGAGCCTGTTCACTTGCTCCTGAAGCAACTCTGGCGACCACCCCCGCTCATTTCCATAGGAAGGTCGCGCAGCCACGCCAATCAGCTTGACCAGGAAGTGAACAACCAGATCTTTATCGAGCTGTCCCGCCGTTGATGCCACTCCCGAGACAACACACTCAAACTCTGGCGGGCCAATATCGGGAATCCAATACCCGACCTCCTCGGCGATCAGTTTCGCATCGGGTAGCGCCCGTCCTTGAAGCTCCACGATCATTAAACTCGCAATCCCGCCCACGTCTCGCGACCGGGCCAGAGCCACTAGTCTATCACAAAGCAGTTTGACTTGACCTCTTGTCATTGCGCCAGTCGGTGGCGCATGGCGAAAGTAATTATCAAAAATCCTAGGACTACGAATCCTGCGCCTTGCCGCTTCGTCGTTAGGGTTCCTCAAAGAATCCGGCCTCACGATGCTCCCAAAAAGATGCTTAAGAACACCGCGAACAAACTCCTCGACATCCGGACTAAGCACAGAGGCACTTCCGCGAACAATCGCATCTAATTTTGCGTCTCGCGACGCGTGCCGCTCCTCTTCATTATTCTTGTCCACCCTAGACATCGAAAGCTCATTCGAACTTAGCAGCTCAGTCAAGAATGCCTTGTTGCGACG
The sequence above is drawn from the Pyxidicoccus trucidator genome and encodes:
- a CDS encoding DPP IV N-terminal domain-containing protein, coding for MRRLLSAVGLLMTVLLVAPGVGLAQGATPDAKLQERLDLADQLNRLPQFIRDSLVPPRWFRDGDRLVFWSEAGKDGGTWVLMHARTGAMKPLLSGTELRAQLARLLGKPVQSLRFFDVAIAPDQRSIVFAFGGKTFGLDLEAGQVTALTPEDPAALLLSRSHFVSPRGGAVAEQREGGFVVRSADGSKVVERGGEEHLGWRIPEAPWSPDGRFLAVWREDLRGVHKVPVVDYSSALERVTWTPYAKSGTPLPRSELHLVEVATGRVTQIAPGKEETHDWFLGWRPDGSEALSLHLTRDGKRMDLMAVEPASGKRRRVLREERPETFVAGLDLAVGGWAKQVKLLPDGKGFLWMSERDGWRHAYLYDLEGRLVRQVTRGAFPVHEVVSIAPEGDALFVLASADSGAPYEHLFYRGSLKGGALKRLSSGSGMHRITLAPSGRYYVDAWSSRTQPRLRELVSTDGKTRVRLTTADVSAVEALGYKPPEALTVVAADGVTPLHGVLYTPRDFDPAKRYPVLAYIYAGPFTTAVPWNYIGNAMSLDSVALAQLGFVVVMLDPRGGPGRSKAFQDAHYGRVGQTEIPDFVAGLKQAAATRPWMDLERVGIVGHSWGGYFALRGMLTAPEFFKAGYAGAPGALEEEAIINEPYLGLPSVNPAGYQAGSNVALAGKLRGQLKMMHGTSDVNATLSTTMRMAEALIREGKHFELLIMPGQPHSPEPPLDRYYLDDVGQFFIRTLGGPR
- a CDS encoding KAP family P-loop NTPase fold protein; translated protein: MSVNNSQEPTGLTTLSLKEKISSDRPGQTLEEDRYELRDSFIPRLARIAVEWPTQDGLVVGLFGPWGIGKTTVLNMLRDHVRRHMQGRPNVRFVAFNPWFYEDAGALVMAFFATIAAEIAVDQEKPWARAASALRAMGTFLTVASKGVTVFGVNVDAGKLKEASDIAAQALNQTAELSGGLAGLADLAGSGHKKLDEHRMAVEAGLKELGKAGGRLIIELDDVDRLNKTELLGLLRLVRIVADLPFVSLIVAMDDRRVRDVLEGSVLEGYGKGYLDKIVQVPMHIPLPNDRVMMENISEQIAAVLAAVRQSLPSELVPLEFWMRDSPLSLLTSAIRTPRDLKRYVNGLRALFVAGDDPDVDVVDAVLLEALRFFQPDVYDRIRRNKAFLTELLSSNELSMSRVDKNNEEERHASRDAKLDAIVRGSASVLSPDVEEFVRGVLKHLFGSIVRPDSLRNPNDEAARRRIRSPRIFDNYFRHAPPTGAMTRGQVKLLCDRLVALARSRDVGGIASLMIVELQGRALPDAKLIAEEVGYWIPDIGPPEFECVVSGVASTAGQLDKDLVVHFLVKLIGVAARPSYGNERGWSPELLQEQVNRLVGAAVGSRLTIVDVHGLIRRAQRGEVSEKVITRAAFKWIESVAKQVEEGDPFEGQDVQDAAEALVVAGQMIAERGSESPVSREHYKASLVRYAERMPERLPHLLLMVGYSAGDAFGLLNKRQSESDLIRIIGDVFGEYERLKSVYMVFRSRGIDAGRLGRIIEQFGALVSNDAS